The Mycolicibacterium lutetiense genome window below encodes:
- a CDS encoding ferredoxin: MRVRVDEDRCAGHGMCLTLCPEVFEMSDDGWAVADPEEVPAAFEDAAREAIQNCPERAISEINE; this comes from the coding sequence ATGCGCGTGCGGGTTGATGAAGACCGTTGCGCGGGCCACGGCATGTGCCTGACCCTGTGCCCCGAGGTCTTCGAGATGTCGGACGATGGTTGGGCGGTCGCCGATCCAGAAGAGGTTCCGGCCGCCTTCGAAGATGCGGCACGTGAAGCGATACAGAACTGCCCGGAACGGGCGATCAGCGAAATCAACGAGTGA
- a CDS encoding TetR/AcrR family transcriptional regulator: MAKVAAESKTDGGQRRASYQRARSTRTKRDLVQAAMALWRTNGYAKTTVADICRAAGVSRALFYFYFPAKEDVLFEVGLTSTRLAQKRVKSLLAGDYDMMAVVTEALRSLERSMARNPPDLIVETILEGYRHEHRILAGDVDPDTQDADMFGELFTRAQADGKLGKHVDVTHLSRLAQILVSEGVRHWAGGSFGDRSFTELVARDIGAMITGFNTTTDK; the protein is encoded by the coding sequence ATGGCCAAGGTGGCAGCGGAATCGAAGACTGACGGTGGTCAGCGTCGCGCCTCCTACCAACGCGCAAGGTCCACCAGGACCAAACGCGATCTGGTCCAGGCCGCGATGGCGCTCTGGCGCACGAACGGCTATGCGAAGACCACCGTCGCCGATATCTGCCGCGCCGCCGGGGTGTCCCGGGCGTTGTTCTATTTCTATTTCCCCGCCAAAGAGGACGTGCTGTTCGAGGTGGGCCTGACCTCCACCCGACTGGCGCAAAAGCGGGTGAAATCGTTGCTGGCCGGTGATTACGACATGATGGCTGTCGTTACCGAAGCACTGCGCAGCCTGGAACGGTCGATGGCACGCAATCCCCCCGATCTGATCGTCGAGACGATCCTGGAGGGGTACCGGCACGAACACCGCATCCTGGCCGGCGACGTCGACCCGGACACGCAGGACGCCGACATGTTCGGCGAATTGTTCACCCGAGCCCAGGCAGACGGCAAGCTCGGCAAACACGTCGATGTGACCCACCTGTCCCGGTTGGCCCAGATCCTGGTCAGCGAGGGCGTCCGGCACTGGGCCGGCGGGAGTTTCGGCGACCGCTCGTTCACCGAGCTCGTCGCACGCGATATCGGCGCGATGATCACCGGCTTCAACACCACTACCGACAAATAG
- a CDS encoding DUF1330 domain-containing protein, translated as MAAGTSKGYVIITEDIKDPAGMGEYAKLASKAMGGATVVAVDQKPEVIEGAWHGTQTVVLEFESVDAAREWYYSDAYQAAAKVRQGAAECNGVILSGFPA; from the coding sequence ATGGCCGCTGGAACTTCTAAGGGATACGTGATCATCACCGAGGACATCAAGGACCCGGCCGGGATGGGCGAGTACGCCAAGCTGGCGTCGAAGGCGATGGGCGGCGCGACCGTCGTGGCCGTGGATCAGAAGCCCGAGGTGATCGAGGGAGCCTGGCACGGCACACAAACCGTGGTGCTGGAGTTCGAATCCGTAGACGCCGCTCGTGAGTGGTACTACTCCGATGCCTACCAGGCGGCCGCCAAGGTGCGCCAGGGTGCCGCCGAGTGCAACGGCGTCATCCTTTCCGGCTTCCCCGCCTGA
- a CDS encoding cytochrome P450: protein MTKAQVIFDPFSEEFFNNPFDMYRRMRQDAPLYYNEDSDFYALTRHEDVSAALKDHEAFSSSRGCDLAMVQSAEPPQKSIIFMDPPDHRHMRSLLNKAFTPRMIQSQRDTIVEQIDHHLGLIDSDEFDVVQDFSGPFPVEVITRMAGVDPDYRQQVRHWIDISLSREPGQIGYSEAGMQANIDTGIYYYGLVQKRREDPQDDMISRLIAAEIPGEDGQMRRLDDIEITGFATLLGGAGAETVTKLVGTAMVLFARNPEQWQKLLDDRDKVPAAVEELLRYEGPVQYNVRYTLKDAHVPSGTIPAGKAVFLISAAANRDPDAFTDADTFDIDRDRTEAQNLGLGYGIHSCLGAALARMESVIALEKLLDYMPRYEVKWDQLQRVQMQNVAGYSNVPVRVLR, encoded by the coding sequence ATGACCAAGGCCCAGGTGATTTTCGATCCGTTCTCCGAGGAGTTCTTCAACAACCCGTTCGACATGTACCGGCGCATGCGCCAGGACGCGCCGCTCTACTACAACGAAGACTCTGACTTCTATGCCCTGACCCGGCATGAGGACGTGTCGGCGGCGTTGAAGGATCATGAGGCGTTCTCCTCGTCGCGTGGCTGCGATCTGGCCATGGTGCAGAGCGCCGAGCCGCCGCAGAAGTCGATCATCTTCATGGATCCGCCCGATCACCGCCACATGCGCAGTCTGCTCAACAAGGCGTTCACGCCGCGCATGATCCAGTCGCAGCGCGACACCATCGTCGAGCAGATCGACCATCACCTGGGATTGATCGACTCCGACGAGTTCGATGTCGTCCAGGATTTCTCGGGCCCGTTCCCGGTCGAGGTAATCACCCGGATGGCAGGTGTGGACCCGGATTACCGCCAGCAGGTGCGGCACTGGATCGATATCAGCCTGTCGCGTGAACCCGGGCAGATCGGTTACTCCGAAGCCGGAATGCAGGCCAACATCGACACCGGCATCTACTACTACGGGCTGGTGCAGAAGCGCCGGGAAGACCCGCAGGACGACATGATCAGCCGACTGATCGCCGCGGAGATCCCCGGCGAGGACGGCCAGATGCGTCGCCTCGACGATATCGAGATCACCGGCTTCGCCACCCTGCTCGGCGGGGCCGGTGCCGAGACCGTCACCAAACTCGTCGGCACCGCGATGGTGCTGTTCGCGCGCAACCCTGAGCAGTGGCAGAAGCTGCTCGACGACCGCGACAAGGTGCCGGCCGCGGTCGAGGAACTGCTGCGCTACGAGGGCCCGGTGCAGTACAACGTCCGCTACACCCTCAAGGACGCCCACGTGCCCAGCGGCACCATTCCGGCGGGCAAGGCGGTCTTCCTGATCAGTGCCGCGGCCAACCGCGACCCCGATGCGTTCACCGACGCCGATACCTTCGATATCGACCGCGACCGCACCGAGGCGCAGAACCTCGGGCTGGGTTACGGCATCCACAGCTGTCTGGGGGCGGCGTTGGCCCGGATGGAAAGCGTGATCGCCCTGGAGAAGCTGCTCGATTACATGCCGCGCTACGAGGTGAAATGGGACCAGCTGCAACGTGTTCAGATGCAGAATGTGGCCGGCTACTCCAACGTGCCGGTGCGGGTGCTGAGGTGA
- a CDS encoding potassium channel protein, with protein sequence MPKPIDLLNFRLRKIPPRARKPTQVPTGGETTDAMFVVLRRMRAPFIFVIVTFSINVAGLMLMPSVDADGHTRHLTLFDSFYQMAITLTTVGYSEVPYPFSYPQRMWLTLSIFTLVIAWAYAIGALLSAVNDSAFKDALRAQRFRRQVRRLREPFLLICGYGQTGREVGLELDDWRRRFVVIDKQQRRVDSVVVDATHSDIPAVVGDCHNPAVLGLAGLDRPTCQGVLALTDDDDSNLAAVMAVSLLRPDVTVIARCHDRAVQHRMEDFGPAAVINPDDRYGGYLALMLHQPITYQLMIWLMDNDENQLPDLRVGLTRGRWVVCGHGEFAEQVTADLRDSGLTVDQIPPTDNPLDLDGVVGFVAGTDNDMTNIAMAEHARLSNPGAFVSVRQQDCMHRALLAALDVDSVFVPTDLVARETLARLVHPSFWRFIEEAVQQDDAWAERTRDRLLQRCGPAVPEREAITLTEREAPAVVRWLSGHELALGDLLRHPDDRSETLQVMALLLVRGEELILTPDDDVTLQVGDQLLLAGKSDGLSDLSDALFHTATITYVTTGQVLPSTWVWRVLTERRPPRRR encoded by the coding sequence ATGCCCAAGCCGATCGACCTGCTCAACTTCCGACTGCGGAAGATCCCACCGCGGGCGCGTAAGCCGACACAGGTGCCCACCGGCGGTGAAACCACCGACGCGATGTTCGTGGTGCTGCGCCGGATGCGGGCCCCGTTCATCTTCGTGATCGTGACCTTCAGCATCAACGTCGCGGGCTTGATGCTGATGCCGAGCGTCGATGCCGACGGACATACTCGCCACCTCACGCTGTTCGACTCGTTCTACCAAATGGCGATAACCCTGACCACGGTCGGCTACAGCGAAGTTCCCTACCCATTTTCCTATCCGCAGCGAATGTGGCTGACCCTGTCCATCTTCACCCTGGTGATCGCCTGGGCGTACGCGATCGGCGCCCTGCTCTCCGCGGTGAACGACAGTGCGTTCAAAGACGCCCTACGCGCCCAGCGATTTCGGCGCCAGGTCCGCCGTCTCCGGGAACCGTTCCTGCTGATCTGCGGCTACGGCCAGACCGGGCGGGAGGTGGGGCTGGAACTCGATGACTGGCGCCGCCGCTTCGTGGTGATCGACAAGCAGCAGCGGCGGGTGGATTCGGTCGTCGTCGATGCGACGCACTCCGACATTCCCGCCGTAGTCGGTGACTGCCACAACCCGGCGGTCCTGGGCCTGGCCGGACTCGACCGCCCCACCTGTCAGGGCGTGTTGGCACTCACCGACGACGATGACTCGAATCTTGCTGCCGTCATGGCGGTCTCGTTGTTGCGCCCCGATGTCACCGTGATCGCTCGCTGCCATGATCGAGCGGTACAGCATCGGATGGAAGACTTCGGTCCGGCCGCAGTGATCAATCCGGACGACCGCTACGGCGGCTATCTGGCGCTGATGCTGCATCAGCCGATCACCTACCAGCTGATGATCTGGCTGATGGACAACGACGAAAATCAACTTCCGGACCTACGCGTCGGGTTGACCCGGGGCCGCTGGGTGGTGTGCGGGCACGGTGAGTTCGCCGAGCAGGTGACGGCGGACCTACGCGACTCCGGGCTGACCGTCGACCAGATCCCGCCCACCGACAACCCGCTGGACCTTGACGGCGTGGTCGGTTTCGTGGCCGGCACCGACAATGACATGACGAACATCGCGATGGCCGAGCATGCCCGACTGTCCAACCCCGGCGCATTCGTCTCGGTACGCCAGCAGGACTGCATGCACCGAGCACTGCTCGCGGCGCTGGACGTGGACTCGGTCTTCGTACCCACCGACCTGGTGGCACGGGAGACGCTGGCCCGGTTGGTCCATCCGAGCTTCTGGCGGTTCATCGAGGAAGCCGTGCAACAGGACGACGCATGGGCCGAACGGACTCGGGACCGCCTGCTGCAACGGTGTGGACCCGCGGTTCCCGAGCGCGAAGCCATCACCCTGACCGAACGAGAAGCACCTGCCGTCGTGCGCTGGCTCAGCGGCCATGAGCTGGCCCTGGGCGATCTGCTGCGACACCCCGACGATCGTTCCGAGACCTTGCAGGTGATGGCCCTGCTGCTGGTGCGCGGCGAGGAATTGATCCTGACCCCCGACGACGACGTCACGCTGCAGGTCGGCGACCAGCTGCTGCTCGCCGGAAAGTCCGACGGGCTGTCCGACCTGTCCGACGCGTTGTTCCACACGGCCACCATCACCTACGTCACCACCGGGCAGGTGCTGCCGTCCACCTGGGTATGGCGGGTGCTGACGGAACGACGGCCACCACGACGGCGATAG
- a CDS encoding acyl-CoA dehydrogenase family protein, translating into MAWDFETDPQYQELLDWADEFVTEQVEPLDLAWPHLQFTQLEGKRREAINPLKAQVREKGLWATHLGPELGGQGYGQLKLALLNEILGRSQWAPIVFGCQAPDTGNAEIIAHYGTEEQKKQYLHPLLEGELFSCYSMTEPHAGADPTLFTTSAVRDGDDWVISGWKFFSSNAATASFLIVMVVTNPEVSAYQGMSMFLVPTDTPGVKIVRNVGLYGEPDNEGSHALIHYDNVRVPAEALLGGEGQAFVIAQTRLGGGRIHHAMRTIGLAQKALDMMCERALSRETQGSRLSDKQFVQGYIADSYAQLLQFRLMVLYTAWEIDKYNDYKLVRKDIAAVKVAMPTVLHDIAWRAMQIHGALGVTNEMPFLGMVTGAAVMGLADGPTEVHKTTVARQVLRNYQPTTDTWPSEWIPRKREAAKAKFAEFLESDIENTVGNL; encoded by the coding sequence ATGGCGTGGGATTTCGAGACCGATCCGCAGTACCAGGAATTACTGGACTGGGCCGACGAATTCGTGACCGAACAGGTCGAGCCACTCGATCTGGCCTGGCCGCACCTGCAATTCACCCAACTGGAGGGTAAGCGCCGCGAGGCGATCAACCCGCTCAAGGCACAGGTGCGCGAAAAGGGTTTGTGGGCCACCCATCTGGGCCCCGAACTGGGCGGGCAGGGATACGGGCAGCTCAAGCTGGCGCTGCTCAACGAGATCCTGGGCCGCTCGCAGTGGGCCCCGATCGTGTTCGGCTGTCAGGCGCCCGACACCGGAAATGCCGAGATCATCGCGCATTACGGCACCGAGGAGCAGAAGAAGCAGTACCTGCATCCACTGCTCGAGGGTGAGCTGTTCTCCTGCTATTCGATGACCGAACCGCATGCCGGTGCGGACCCGACCCTGTTCACCACCAGCGCGGTACGCGACGGGGACGACTGGGTGATTAGTGGCTGGAAGTTCTTCTCCTCCAACGCCGCAACGGCGTCGTTTCTGATCGTCATGGTGGTCACCAATCCTGAGGTCAGCGCCTACCAGGGCATGTCGATGTTCCTGGTGCCCACCGACACCCCCGGCGTCAAGATCGTCCGCAACGTCGGACTGTACGGCGAACCGGACAACGAGGGCAGCCATGCGTTGATCCACTACGACAACGTCCGGGTCCCCGCCGAAGCCCTCCTGGGCGGCGAGGGACAGGCCTTCGTGATCGCGCAAACCCGGTTGGGTGGCGGCCGGATCCACCACGCGATGCGCACGATCGGCCTGGCTCAGAAGGCGCTGGACATGATGTGCGAACGCGCGCTGAGCCGGGAGACCCAGGGCAGCCGTCTGTCGGACAAGCAGTTCGTCCAGGGGTACATCGCCGACTCCTATGCCCAGTTGCTGCAGTTCCGGTTGATGGTGCTCTACACCGCGTGGGAGATCGACAAATACAACGACTACAAGTTGGTCCGCAAGGACATCGCCGCGGTCAAGGTCGCGATGCCCACCGTGCTGCACGACATCGCCTGGCGCGCAATGCAGATCCACGGCGCGCTCGGCGTCACCAACGAGATGCCCTTCCTCGGCATGGTCACCGGTGCCGCGGTGATGGGCCTGGCCGACGGCCCGACCGAAGTGCACAAGACCACGGTGGCCCGGCAGGTGTTGCGCAACTACCAGCCGACCACCGACACCTGGCCCAGCGAGTGGATCCCCCGCAAACGGGAAGCCGCGAAGGCGAAGTTCGCCGAGTTCCTGGAGTCCGACATCGAAAACACAGTAGGCAACCTGTGA
- a CDS encoding alpha/beta fold hydrolase: MRFVFVHGGFHAAWCWDRTIAELQNLGHGGVAVDLPGHGARAAEESTLANRRAAILEVMQPGDVLVGHSGGGFDATLAADAAPELVGHIVYLAAALPREGRTYPEAMAMRTAEDELGGEFDGDVGEMLGYLHFDAEGAMHFADFDGAWRYFYHDCDEATARWAFDRLGPERFGDTTVTPVSVPQFWAADLPRSFIRCLQDRSMPQWLADTVTQRLGVEQLTIDASHSPFLSCPRELAELLVHATTTTPIAAVTPA; the protein is encoded by the coding sequence GTGCGGTTCGTCTTCGTACACGGCGGATTTCACGCGGCCTGGTGCTGGGACCGCACCATCGCCGAGTTGCAGAACCTCGGTCACGGCGGTGTCGCGGTGGACCTGCCCGGGCACGGCGCTCGGGCAGCCGAGGAATCAACCCTGGCCAACCGCCGCGCCGCGATCCTCGAGGTCATGCAACCCGGGGATGTGCTGGTGGGACATTCCGGCGGCGGGTTCGACGCCACCCTTGCTGCCGATGCCGCCCCAGAGCTGGTGGGCCACATCGTGTATCTGGCGGCCGCACTACCCAGGGAGGGCCGGACCTATCCCGAGGCGATGGCCATGCGTACGGCCGAAGATGAGTTGGGCGGCGAATTCGACGGAGATGTCGGCGAGATGCTGGGCTACCTGCATTTCGACGCGGAGGGCGCAATGCACTTCGCCGACTTCGACGGTGCGTGGCGCTACTTCTACCACGATTGCGACGAGGCAACGGCCCGTTGGGCTTTCGATCGCCTGGGCCCGGAGCGGTTCGGCGACACCACCGTCACGCCGGTGTCGGTGCCGCAGTTCTGGGCGGCCGATCTGCCCCGCAGCTTCATCCGCTGCCTGCAGGACCGCTCGATGCCGCAGTGGCTGGCCGACACCGTGACGCAACGTCTCGGTGTCGAGCAACTGACCATCGACGCGTCGCACTCGCCGTTCCTGAGCTGCCCCCGCGAGCTGGCCGAACTGCTGGTGCACGCCACGACGACCACGCCGATAGCCGCCGTGACGCCGGCCTGA
- a CDS encoding LLM class F420-dependent oxidoreductase yields MRFSITHPMHSHPYHPDLVSGSGVAAVAAAAEAAGFDGFGFTDHPAPSQRWLDAGGHDAVDPFVAMTFAAAHTTTLRLVPNIVVLPYRNPFVVAKSGATLDLLSGGRFTLAVGVGYLKREFAALGVSYDDRAALFDEALEVIRGIWTTDDFTFEGKNFSARGITAHPRPVAGPHPPIWIGGNTSAARARVAKHGDGWCPFAAPPGLAKTAGTAAMDSLDALAAGIEDLRARLAAAGRDPDGIDIVFNNFEGGNPGADDFNADAYLAGVDKLAALGVTWLHVTLPGDSLAHALEATESFGKTVISR; encoded by the coding sequence ATGCGCTTCAGCATCACTCACCCGATGCACAGCCATCCGTACCACCCGGATCTGGTGAGTGGCAGCGGGGTTGCCGCGGTAGCGGCTGCGGCGGAGGCGGCGGGGTTCGACGGCTTCGGGTTCACCGACCATCCCGCTCCGTCGCAGCGCTGGCTGGACGCCGGTGGTCACGACGCGGTCGACCCGTTCGTGGCGATGACCTTCGCCGCGGCACACACCACCACGCTGCGACTGGTGCCCAACATCGTGGTGCTGCCATACCGCAACCCCTTCGTGGTGGCCAAATCCGGCGCCACTCTGGACCTGCTGTCCGGTGGCCGGTTCACACTGGCCGTCGGGGTGGGTTACCTCAAGCGCGAATTCGCCGCACTCGGGGTTTCCTACGACGACCGTGCTGCACTGTTCGACGAGGCACTTGAGGTGATCCGGGGCATCTGGACCACCGACGATTTCACGTTTGAAGGCAAGAACTTCAGCGCCCGCGGTATCACCGCGCACCCCCGACCGGTGGCGGGTCCGCATCCGCCAATCTGGATCGGTGGCAACACCTCAGCGGCGCGGGCCCGGGTGGCCAAACACGGCGACGGGTGGTGCCCGTTCGCCGCACCGCCGGGCCTGGCCAAGACCGCGGGCACCGCAGCGATGGACTCACTCGACGCGTTGGCCGCCGGCATCGAGGATCTGCGGGCCCGGTTGGCCGCTGCTGGTCGCGATCCCGACGGAATCGACATCGTGTTCAACAACTTTGAGGGTGGCAACCCCGGCGCCGACGACTTCAATGCCGACGCCTACCTGGCCGGCGTGGACAAGCTCGCCGCGCTGGGGGTCACCTGGCTGCACGTGACCCTGCCCGGCGACAGTTTGGCCCATGCGCTGGAGGCGACCGAGAGCTTCGGTAAGACAGTAATTTCGCGTTGA
- a CDS encoding cytochrome P450, whose amino-acid sequence MAIDPTGIDFFRDERLVDDPYPFFEALRDKCPVTREDQYNVTMVTGWDEAVQVYNDEETFSSCLSVTGPFPGFPVPLEGRSAEEVTALIDKHRNELPFSDQLPTLDPPTHTDHRSLLMRLITPKRLKENEDAMWQLADDVLDDYLGSGGGEFIKGFAGPFTLLVIADLLGIPDEDREGFVNGIKQHSGGGIGSTSKESLSHSPLEFLYGQFSDYVSDRRANPRGDVLTGLAEATFPDGSIPDVGDVARVATNVFSAGQETTVRLLSTALKVLGEQPEIQQRLRADRSLIPNFIEEALRIESPVKGDFRLSRCPVTIGETELSAGTTLMVLNGAANRDPRRFEDPDTFDLARKNARQHLAFGRGIHSCPGAPLARAETRVGIERLLDRTTDIRISEAKHGSDGNRRYNYIPTFILRGLTELHLEFDS is encoded by the coding sequence ATGGCGATCGACCCAACCGGTATCGATTTTTTCCGCGATGAACGATTGGTCGACGACCCGTACCCGTTCTTCGAGGCGTTGCGGGACAAGTGCCCCGTCACCCGTGAAGACCAGTACAACGTCACCATGGTGACGGGCTGGGACGAAGCGGTGCAGGTCTACAACGACGAGGAGACCTTCTCGTCGTGCCTCTCGGTCACCGGACCGTTCCCGGGCTTCCCGGTCCCGCTGGAGGGGCGCAGCGCCGAAGAGGTCACCGCGCTCATCGACAAGCACCGCAACGAACTGCCGTTCAGCGATCAGCTGCCCACGCTGGATCCGCCCACCCACACCGATCATCGCTCGTTGTTGATGCGGCTGATCACGCCCAAGCGCCTCAAGGAGAACGAGGACGCCATGTGGCAGTTGGCCGATGACGTGCTCGACGACTACCTGGGCTCGGGTGGGGGCGAGTTCATCAAGGGTTTCGCCGGCCCGTTCACCCTGCTGGTGATCGCCGATCTGCTCGGCATTCCCGACGAGGACCGCGAAGGTTTCGTCAACGGCATCAAGCAACATTCCGGCGGTGGCATCGGCAGCACCAGCAAGGAATCGCTGTCACACAGCCCGCTGGAGTTCCTCTACGGCCAGTTCTCCGACTACGTTTCGGATCGCCGGGCCAATCCACGTGGCGACGTCCTCACCGGCTTGGCCGAGGCCACCTTCCCGGACGGCAGCATCCCCGACGTCGGTGATGTCGCGCGGGTGGCGACCAACGTCTTTTCGGCCGGCCAGGAGACCACGGTCCGACTGCTCAGCACCGCCCTGAAAGTCCTTGGCGAGCAACCGGAGATCCAGCAGCGGCTCCGCGCCGACCGCAGCCTGATCCCGAACTTCATCGAGGAGGCGCTGCGGATCGAAAGCCCGGTCAAGGGTGACTTCCGGCTGTCGCGCTGCCCGGTGACCATCGGCGAGACCGAGTTGAGTGCGGGTACCACCTTGATGGTGCTCAACGGTGCGGCCAACCGCGATCCCCGGCGCTTCGAGGATCCCGACACGTTCGACCTGGCCCGCAAGAACGCCCGCCAGCACCTGGCTTTCGGCCGCGGCATCCACAGCTGCCCCGGCGCCCCGTTGGCGCGGGCCGAAACCCGGGTCGGTATCGAGCGGTTACTCGACCGGACCACCGACATTCGCATCTCCGAGGCCAAGCATGGCTCGGACGGCAACCGGCGCTACAACTACATCCCGACCTTCATCCTGCGCGGGCTGACCGAACTGCATCTGGAGTTCGACAGCTGA
- a CDS encoding DUF6394 family protein, which produces MNLEKVVFGFFVVLAATLNFGFFVGDISDPLVHNVYELFAAVIVNLIATALKLGDRTQIGAIHLATSLVAVLQLIAAVAVWVWATQVSPGGLDASHTASMVSLSGGALLANLVAVILLVVETVTYRRR; this is translated from the coding sequence GTGAACCTCGAGAAAGTGGTGTTCGGCTTCTTCGTGGTGTTGGCGGCCACCTTGAACTTCGGGTTTTTCGTCGGCGACATCTCCGATCCGCTCGTGCACAACGTGTACGAGCTGTTCGCGGCCGTGATCGTCAACCTGATCGCGACCGCTCTGAAGCTCGGCGACCGGACCCAGATCGGCGCAATTCACCTGGCCACCAGCCTGGTCGCGGTGCTGCAACTGATCGCCGCTGTCGCGGTCTGGGTGTGGGCCACCCAGGTATCCCCCGGCGGTCTCGACGCCTCTCACACCGCGAGCATGGTGTCGCTGTCCGGCGGGGCTTTGTTGGCCAACCTGGTGGCGGTGATCCTGCTGGTGGTGGAAACCGTCACCTATCGGCGTCGTTGA
- a CDS encoding ferredoxin, translated as MTKKVHVDFEICESNAVCMGIIPEVFDLDDQDYLHILQEDVTPENEALVREAVRQCPRQAISIKDE; from the coding sequence ATGACCAAGAAAGTTCACGTCGACTTCGAGATCTGCGAGAGCAACGCAGTCTGCATGGGGATCATCCCCGAGGTGTTCGACCTCGACGATCAGGACTACCTCCACATCCTGCAGGAAGATGTCACGCCGGAAAACGAGGCGCTGGTCCGCGAAGCAGTGCGGCAGTGCCCCCGGCAGGCCATCTCGATCAAGGACGAGTAG
- a CDS encoding IS110 family RNA-guided transposase — translation MTIFVGDDWAEDHHDVHLMDAEGAKLAARRLPEGLAGIRGFHELVAAHAEDPDQVVIGIETDRGLWVEALSGAGYQVYAVNPLAVARYRDRHQVSGAKSDAGDAKLLADLVRTDRRNHRPIAGDSAEVEAIKVLARAHQNLIWSRNRNTNALRSALREYYPAALEAFESLADRDALAILGRAPTPAAAGRLSLAKIRSALKAAGRQRNLDSRALEIQAALRTEQLAAPAAVTAAFGATTRAAVGIIAELNHQIADLETELATHFEAHPDADIYLSLPGLGVILGARVLGEFGDDPNRYTTAKRRKNYAGTSPLTIASGKKRAVLARHVRNRRLYDAIDQWAFCALTNSPGARAFYDQHRTNGDSHHQALRALGNRLVGILHGCLRHHTIYNEHQAWAHRHTTTDTQAA, via the coding sequence ATGACGATCTTCGTTGGGGACGACTGGGCCGAGGACCATCACGACGTGCATCTGATGGACGCCGAGGGGGCCAAGCTGGCAGCGCGCCGGCTACCGGAGGGCCTGGCCGGTATCCGCGGGTTCCATGAGCTGGTGGCCGCCCACGCCGAGGACCCAGATCAGGTGGTGATCGGCATCGAAACCGACCGTGGTCTGTGGGTCGAGGCGCTGTCGGGGGCCGGCTATCAGGTGTACGCGGTCAACCCGCTCGCGGTGGCCCGCTACCGCGACCGCCACCAGGTGTCGGGAGCCAAGTCCGACGCTGGAGACGCCAAGCTGTTGGCTGATCTGGTGCGCACCGACCGGCGCAACCATCGCCCGATCGCCGGGGACAGCGCCGAGGTGGAGGCGATCAAGGTCTTGGCGCGGGCGCATCAGAACCTGATCTGGAGCCGCAACCGCAACACCAATGCGCTGCGCAGTGCGTTGCGGGAGTACTACCCCGCCGCGTTGGAGGCTTTCGAATCTCTGGCCGACCGCGACGCCCTAGCCATCCTGGGCCGCGCCCCCACCCCCGCCGCCGCCGGGCGTCTGAGCCTGGCCAAGATCCGATCGGCACTCAAAGCCGCTGGGCGACAACGCAACCTCGATTCCAGAGCGTTGGAGATTCAGGCGGCGTTGCGCACCGAGCAGCTCGCCGCGCCGGCCGCGGTCACCGCCGCATTCGGGGCCACCACTCGCGCCGCGGTCGGGATCATCGCCGAGCTCAACCACCAGATTGCCGACCTCGAGACCGAGTTGGCGACACATTTTGAAGCACACCCGGACGCCGACATCTACCTCTCCCTGCCAGGACTCGGTGTCATCCTCGGCGCCCGGGTGCTCGGTGAGTTCGGGGACGACCCGAACCGCTACACCACCGCCAAGCGTCGCAAGAACTACGCCGGAACCTCACCATTGACGATCGCGTCGGGCAAGAAACGCGCCGTGCTGGCCCGCCACGTCCGCAACCGCCGCCTCTACGACGCGATCGACCAATGGGCATTCTGCGCACTGACCAACAGTCCCGGCGCCCGCGCCTTCTACGACCAGCACCGCACCAACGGGGATTCACACCATCAAGCGCTCCGCGCCCTGGGCAACCGCCTCGTCGGCATCCTGCACGGTTGCCTACGCCACCACACCATCTACAACGAACACCAGGCCTGGGCGCACCGCCACACCACCACCGACACCCAAGCAGCTTGA